Proteins from one Salinispora arenicola genomic window:
- a CDS encoding adhesin, which yields MLTMTDNAVLVIRDLANQQDVAEDGGVRIAADPEAGSLTVQLVEAPVDGDQVVDNQGARIFLDSDAAQLLGDASVDVTVDDEGIVQFGFTEQP from the coding sequence ATGCTGACCATGACCGACAACGCTGTGCTGGTGATCCGAGACCTCGCGAACCAGCAGGACGTCGCGGAGGACGGCGGCGTGCGGATCGCCGCCGACCCGGAGGCGGGCTCACTCACCGTCCAACTGGTCGAGGCTCCCGTCGATGGCGACCAGGTGGTCGACAACCAGGGTGCCCGGATCTTTCTCGACTCGGATGCGGCCCAGTTACTCGGGGACGCCTCTGTTGACGTGACTGTCGACGACGAGGGCATCGTGCAGTTCGGCTTCACCGAGCAGCCGTGA
- a CDS encoding glycoside hydrolase family 15 protein, with translation MDQPTISDYGFLSDCRSGALVGRDGSIDWWCPDRFDSAAVFGRLLDPGAGHWRLAPVGVDRPGQRVERTYRPDTLVLRTVHHTAQGSVAVTDALAAELGARGHQLGQNSPAVLLRHVEGISGRVRLASDFVPRPEHGLLTPYLHDRPDGGVLAVAGATMLELTSDTLSLHAGQDGVYTEFEVAAGETVGFAAAFGTAYGVAPARLDPSDMLAETVRAWEAYRETHRYEGCYPDLVRHSAVVLTGLTYARSGAVAAALTTSLPEQLGGERNYDYRYAWLRDFSMTLRALWVAACPSEASRLFTWAARSIGRVGADPVPVLFGLTGERDISEHAAEHLRGYADSRPVRFGNDAWRQRQLDVPGEVVAAVWRLHHLLGDPLDYEVREMVCGLTEQVADTWRLPDRGMWETRDVDRHYLSSKVLCWVALDRAVVLAPRLGERADPQRWAAIRDEIRATVLREGWNERVGAYTGAFGSDELDASVLFLPVVGFLPATDSRMRATIDAVERVLGAGGGLVRRWATDPAGFLLCSFLLVECLVLAGERERAGALFERAAGYANDVGLFSEQIDPYTGAQLGNTPQALSHIGLINAAWRLTEPTTD, from the coding sequence GTGGACCAGCCGACGATCTCCGACTACGGTTTCCTGTCCGACTGCCGCTCCGGTGCGCTGGTCGGCCGGGACGGTTCCATCGACTGGTGGTGCCCGGACCGGTTCGACTCCGCCGCGGTGTTCGGGCGGCTGCTTGACCCGGGAGCCGGCCACTGGCGGCTGGCTCCGGTCGGAGTGGACCGCCCCGGGCAGCGGGTGGAACGCACGTACCGGCCGGACACCCTGGTGCTGCGTACCGTCCACCACACCGCGCAGGGAAGCGTCGCGGTCACTGACGCGCTCGCCGCCGAACTCGGAGCGCGAGGGCATCAACTGGGCCAGAACTCGCCGGCGGTGCTGCTGCGGCACGTCGAGGGAATCTCCGGGCGGGTGCGGCTGGCGTCGGACTTCGTGCCCCGCCCCGAGCATGGATTGCTCACCCCGTACCTGCACGACCGGCCCGACGGCGGGGTGCTGGCCGTGGCCGGGGCGACGATGCTGGAACTGACCTCGGACACGCTGTCCCTGCACGCCGGACAGGACGGGGTGTATACCGAGTTCGAGGTCGCCGCCGGGGAGACCGTCGGCTTCGCCGCCGCCTTCGGTACGGCCTACGGTGTGGCACCGGCCCGGCTGGATCCGTCGGACATGCTGGCCGAGACGGTGCGGGCGTGGGAGGCGTACCGGGAGACCCACCGGTACGAGGGGTGTTATCCGGATCTGGTGCGGCACAGCGCGGTCGTCCTCACCGGGCTCACCTACGCCCGCAGCGGCGCGGTCGCCGCGGCGCTGACGACCTCCCTGCCCGAGCAGCTCGGAGGCGAGCGAAACTACGACTACCGGTACGCCTGGCTGCGCGACTTCTCGATGACGCTGCGCGCTCTCTGGGTGGCGGCCTGCCCGTCGGAGGCCTCCCGGTTGTTCACCTGGGCGGCCCGTTCGATCGGGCGGGTCGGCGCGGATCCGGTGCCGGTGCTGTTCGGGCTCACGGGGGAGCGGGACATCTCCGAGCACGCCGCGGAGCATCTGCGCGGGTACGCGGACAGCCGCCCGGTGCGGTTTGGCAACGACGCCTGGCGGCAGCGGCAGCTCGACGTGCCCGGCGAGGTGGTGGCGGCGGTGTGGCGCCTGCACCACCTGCTGGGGGATCCCCTCGACTATGAGGTGCGCGAGATGGTGTGCGGGCTGACCGAGCAGGTCGCCGACACCTGGCGTCTACCGGACCGGGGCATGTGGGAGACCCGGGACGTCGACCGGCACTACCTGTCGTCGAAGGTGCTCTGTTGGGTGGCGTTGGACCGGGCGGTGGTGCTGGCGCCCCGGCTCGGGGAGCGCGCCGACCCCCAACGCTGGGCGGCCATCCGGGACGAGATCCGGGCCACGGTGTTGCGTGAGGGCTGGAATGAACGGGTCGGCGCGTACACCGGTGCGTTCGGCTCCGACGAGTTGGACGCCTCCGTGCTGTTCCTGCCGGTGGTGGGCTTCCTCCCGGCCACCGATTCGCGGATGCGGGCCACGATCGACGCGGTGGAGCGTGTCCTGGGTGCCGGGGGTGGACTGGTCCGGCGGTGGGCCACCGACCCCGCCGGTTTCCTGCTCTGTAGCTTCCTGCTGGTCGAGTGCCTGGTGCTGGCCGGAGAGCGGGAGCGCGCGGGTGCGCTCTTCGAGCGCGCGGCCGGGTACGCCAACGACGTCGGATTGTTCAGCGAGCAGATCGACCCGTACACCGGCGCGCAACTCGGCAACACGCCGCAGGCCCTGTCCCACATTGGTCTGATCAACGCCGCCTGGCGACTCACCGAGCCGACCACCGACTGA